Proteins from a genomic interval of Antedon mediterranea chromosome 5, ecAntMedi1.1, whole genome shotgun sequence:
- the LOC140049455 gene encoding ankyrin repeat and LEM domain-containing protein 2-like isoform X1, whose translation MEDFSKLTANELRTRLQEGGLPSGPITKTTRKIFEAKLAKYLKEKENVGNDQKLEEDAEINKGDGDGKTQEIKTKSKASSGIYFGICIPALEHDFTDSQAADHVYEDRSEVMKVLKKNPNARFKAFKSEGEAREFSKSSQEMPSSTSVPVNQVTLEKSNNYKTPKTIDLVRLMRSIQQNDMDNFHQLVWTNPRYLISSADTPVILMAGPRYNALHIAAKHNVPSMCREILNTIENDRFLSLMFENDSPAAREERSNFILDLYLNTPDKGQCDTPLHFASKFGHIDVVEVLTQHHLCDRGVRNKYGNTPRNVICERCDESNLETLRQTSTRNIASIKVLKSKIDSLLDDYFYVPVFRSDGNTMQAVVGEPWSPTTGDAVVSIHNTAHASPISPSLQVKAFAGPMSPQKAYEFHCSWRSPNKSYKFKYQEIRRSDDEKGLERIGRNIAQSMSVPWSEYWEFLDKFADFSTDEGLQLLENYLKHRNCIKTSCSDELIGQFVSLSLDEKAESQSVTGNQKNISAYGDSGIAEESTGTISFKSENTEETKSLKEHEDNMQNLEDDKISIKPDCILNKEISLFPISLKSQENFFRRSQHHDEMLHRKYNAEKNERKKDLNTAAASDIPHQKRSNDQSNVQPNVQPNVSESCDNDFEQIEDCSIECQEPIPSIDISTPMVNRGQKFMFIQGCEPSKLDMNVYLALEHVHIPSSYPHIIGFKQLIEGYSMSDRKSWKTPIRVKQDLLSRQQNSILSPTIGKMTSDSLSPIFNKRTAAVSSALYLDIKGKLFEN comes from the exons ATGGAAGATTTTTCAAAATTGACTGCAAACGAATTGAGAACGAGGTTGCAAGAAGGTGGGCTTCCTTCAGGACCAATCAcaaaaacaacaagaaaaatatttgaGGCTAAACTAGcgaaatatttaaaagaaaaagaaaatgtagGAAATGACCAGAAGTTGGAAGAGGACGCTGAAATTAATAAAGGTGATGGAGATGGTAAAAcacaagaaataaaaacaaaatcaaaagctTCAAGTGGAATTTATTTTGGAATTTGCATTCCTGCCTTAGAACATGATTTCACAGATTCTCAAG CGGCTGATCATGTTTATGAGGATCGGAGTGAAGTGATGAAAGTACTCAAAAAGAACCCTAATGCCCGATTTAAGGCATTTAAATCGGAAGGAGAAGCCAGAGAGTTTTCAAAATCAAGTCAAGAAATGCCTTCAAGTACCAGTGTGCCTGTCAATCAA GTGACTTTAGAGAAGAGTAATAACTATAAAACACCTAAGACGATAGATTTAGTTCGTTTAATGAGATCAATTCAGCAGAATGATATGGACAACTTTCATCAACTTGTGTGGACTAATCCAAGATACCTGATTAGCTCAGCTGATACTCCTGTCATCTTGATG GCAGGGCCACGCTACAATGCTTTACATATAGCTGCCAAGCACAATGTTCCTTCTATGTGTCGTGAGATACTCAATACCATTGAGAATGATAGGTTTTTAAGTTTAATGTTTGAAAATGACAGTCCAGCCGCTAGAGAAGAAAGAagcaattttattttagatcTTTATCTTAACACACCAGACAAAGGA CAATGTGACACACCTTTACACTTTGCATccaaatttgggcatatcgATGTTGTAGAAGTCCTCACACAGCATCATTTATGTGACCGAGGTGTTCGTAACAAATACGGCAATACTCCAAGGAAT GTTATTTGTGAAAGGTGTGATGAAAGTAATTTAGAAACTTTACGTCAAACGTCGACAAGAAACATTGCTAGTATTAAAGTGTTGAAATCTAAAATTGATTCACTTTTAGATG ATTACTTCTATGTACCAGTGTTTAGATCAGATGGTAATACCATGCAAGCAGTTGTTGGTGAACCATGGTCTCCTACAACTGGTGATGCGGTGGTATCAATTCACAACACAGCACATGCGAGTCCAATCAGCCCTAGTTTACAAGTGAAGGCATTTGCTGGTCCTATGTCTCCACAAAAG gCTTATGAGTTTCATTGTTCATGGAGATCACCAAATAAATCGTACAAATTCAAGTATCAAGAAATCCGGAGAAGTGATGATGAAAAAGGCTTGGAGAGAATAGGCAG aAATATAGCACAAAGCATGTCAGTACCCTGGTCTGAATATTGGGAATTTCTGGATAAATTTGCTGATTTTTCAACTGATGAGGGATTACAATTGCTAGAGAATTATTTAAAGCATAGAAACTGTATCAAGACAAGTTGTAGTG ATGAATTGATAgggcaatttgtttcactttcaCTCGATGAAAAAGCTGAATCTCAAAGTGTTACTGGCAATCAGAAAAACATCTCTGCTTATGGTGATTCGGGTATTGCAGAGGAAAGCACTGGAACAATctcttttaaaagtgaaaataCAGAAGAAACGAAAAGTTTAAAAGAACACGAAGATAATATGCAAAATCTAGAAGatgataaaatatcaataaagcCAGATTGCATTTTAAACAAGGAAATTTCGTTATTTCCAATTTCATTAAAAAGTCAGGAAAATTTTTTTAGAAGGTCGCAACACCATGATGAGATGTTACATAGGAAATACAATGCTGAaaagaatgaaagaaagaaagattTAAATACTGCAGCTGCTAGTGACATTCCACATCAGAAACGGTCAAATGACCAGTCAAATGTACAGCCAAATGTACAGCCAAATGTTAGCGAATCATGTGATAATGATTTTGAGCAAATTGAAGATTGCTCTATCGAATGTCAAGAACCAATCCCAAGTATTGACATCTCAACACCGATGGTTAATCGTGGTCAGAAATTCATGTTTATCCAAGG TTGTGAACCATCAAAACTGGACATGAATGTGTACTTGGCGTTAGAGCATGTTCATATACCTAGCTCATATCCTCACATCATTGGCTTTAAACAGCTTATAGAAGGCTATTCCATGTCTGACAGGAAAAG TTGGAAAACGCCGATACGAGTAAAACAAGATTTGTTGTCTAGGCAACAAAACAGTATTTTAAGTCCTACAATTGGTAAAATGACGTCAGATTCACTTTCgcctatttttaataaaagGACAGCAGCAGTTTCAAGCGCATTGTACCTAGATATTAAAGGAAAGTTGTTTGAAAATTAA
- the LOC140049455 gene encoding ankyrin repeat and LEM domain-containing protein 2-like isoform X2, producing the protein MEDFSKLTANELRTRLQEGGLPSGPITKTTRKIFEAKLAKYLKEKENVGNDQKLEEDAEINKGDGDGKTQEIKTKSKASSGIYFGICIPALEHDFTDSQAADHVYEDRSEVMKVLKKNPNARFKAFKSEGEAREFSKSSQEMPSSTSVPVILMAGPRYNALHIAAKHNVPSMCREILNTIENDRFLSLMFENDSPAAREERSNFILDLYLNTPDKGQCDTPLHFASKFGHIDVVEVLTQHHLCDRGVRNKYGNTPRNVICERCDESNLETLRQTSTRNIASIKVLKSKIDSLLDDYFYVPVFRSDGNTMQAVVGEPWSPTTGDAVVSIHNTAHASPISPSLQVKAFAGPMSPQKAYEFHCSWRSPNKSYKFKYQEIRRSDDEKGLERIGRNIAQSMSVPWSEYWEFLDKFADFSTDEGLQLLENYLKHRNCIKTSCSDELIGQFVSLSLDEKAESQSVTGNQKNISAYGDSGIAEESTGTISFKSENTEETKSLKEHEDNMQNLEDDKISIKPDCILNKEISLFPISLKSQENFFRRSQHHDEMLHRKYNAEKNERKKDLNTAAASDIPHQKRSNDQSNVQPNVQPNVSESCDNDFEQIEDCSIECQEPIPSIDISTPMVNRGQKFMFIQGCEPSKLDMNVYLALEHVHIPSSYPHIIGFKQLIEGYSMSDRKSWKTPIRVKQDLLSRQQNSILSPTIGKMTSDSLSPIFNKRTAAVSSALYLDIKGKLFEN; encoded by the exons ATGGAAGATTTTTCAAAATTGACTGCAAACGAATTGAGAACGAGGTTGCAAGAAGGTGGGCTTCCTTCAGGACCAATCAcaaaaacaacaagaaaaatatttgaGGCTAAACTAGcgaaatatttaaaagaaaaagaaaatgtagGAAATGACCAGAAGTTGGAAGAGGACGCTGAAATTAATAAAGGTGATGGAGATGGTAAAAcacaagaaataaaaacaaaatcaaaagctTCAAGTGGAATTTATTTTGGAATTTGCATTCCTGCCTTAGAACATGATTTCACAGATTCTCAAG CGGCTGATCATGTTTATGAGGATCGGAGTGAAGTGATGAAAGTACTCAAAAAGAACCCTAATGCCCGATTTAAGGCATTTAAATCGGAAGGAGAAGCCAGAGAGTTTTCAAAATCAAGTCAAGAAATGCCTTCAAGTACCAGTGTG CCTGTCATCTTGATG GCAGGGCCACGCTACAATGCTTTACATATAGCTGCCAAGCACAATGTTCCTTCTATGTGTCGTGAGATACTCAATACCATTGAGAATGATAGGTTTTTAAGTTTAATGTTTGAAAATGACAGTCCAGCCGCTAGAGAAGAAAGAagcaattttattttagatcTTTATCTTAACACACCAGACAAAGGA CAATGTGACACACCTTTACACTTTGCATccaaatttgggcatatcgATGTTGTAGAAGTCCTCACACAGCATCATTTATGTGACCGAGGTGTTCGTAACAAATACGGCAATACTCCAAGGAAT GTTATTTGTGAAAGGTGTGATGAAAGTAATTTAGAAACTTTACGTCAAACGTCGACAAGAAACATTGCTAGTATTAAAGTGTTGAAATCTAAAATTGATTCACTTTTAGATG ATTACTTCTATGTACCAGTGTTTAGATCAGATGGTAATACCATGCAAGCAGTTGTTGGTGAACCATGGTCTCCTACAACTGGTGATGCGGTGGTATCAATTCACAACACAGCACATGCGAGTCCAATCAGCCCTAGTTTACAAGTGAAGGCATTTGCTGGTCCTATGTCTCCACAAAAG gCTTATGAGTTTCATTGTTCATGGAGATCACCAAATAAATCGTACAAATTCAAGTATCAAGAAATCCGGAGAAGTGATGATGAAAAAGGCTTGGAGAGAATAGGCAG aAATATAGCACAAAGCATGTCAGTACCCTGGTCTGAATATTGGGAATTTCTGGATAAATTTGCTGATTTTTCAACTGATGAGGGATTACAATTGCTAGAGAATTATTTAAAGCATAGAAACTGTATCAAGACAAGTTGTAGTG ATGAATTGATAgggcaatttgtttcactttcaCTCGATGAAAAAGCTGAATCTCAAAGTGTTACTGGCAATCAGAAAAACATCTCTGCTTATGGTGATTCGGGTATTGCAGAGGAAAGCACTGGAACAATctcttttaaaagtgaaaataCAGAAGAAACGAAAAGTTTAAAAGAACACGAAGATAATATGCAAAATCTAGAAGatgataaaatatcaataaagcCAGATTGCATTTTAAACAAGGAAATTTCGTTATTTCCAATTTCATTAAAAAGTCAGGAAAATTTTTTTAGAAGGTCGCAACACCATGATGAGATGTTACATAGGAAATACAATGCTGAaaagaatgaaagaaagaaagattTAAATACTGCAGCTGCTAGTGACATTCCACATCAGAAACGGTCAAATGACCAGTCAAATGTACAGCCAAATGTACAGCCAAATGTTAGCGAATCATGTGATAATGATTTTGAGCAAATTGAAGATTGCTCTATCGAATGTCAAGAACCAATCCCAAGTATTGACATCTCAACACCGATGGTTAATCGTGGTCAGAAATTCATGTTTATCCAAGG TTGTGAACCATCAAAACTGGACATGAATGTGTACTTGGCGTTAGAGCATGTTCATATACCTAGCTCATATCCTCACATCATTGGCTTTAAACAGCTTATAGAAGGCTATTCCATGTCTGACAGGAAAAG TTGGAAAACGCCGATACGAGTAAAACAAGATTTGTTGTCTAGGCAACAAAACAGTATTTTAAGTCCTACAATTGGTAAAATGACGTCAGATTCACTTTCgcctatttttaataaaagGACAGCAGCAGTTTCAAGCGCATTGTACCTAGATATTAAAGGAAAGTTGTTTGAAAATTAA
- the LOC140049456 gene encoding E3 ubiquitin-protein ligase TRIM45-like isoform X1 has product MAAPETTGPVPQLYCGKCKTELTFSTKKQLPQYLCCLHTICYNCIQEIAAANKGSTSECPVCFVPFDETNTKDVFFLKDLSFSQKVVNFINGKDFSIECQNCIEETASAYCQKCEYPQFYCEECITAHDRLRLNLHHKSRSLDDMKEKGIYPNVNRPSVGLCECSDTVLTHFCRLCQQPACTKCSETDHSDHKPFVVEIYAASKEIREELVNKQLQLQNKVDILKTREKHIKYEHSRLLNSYIKTAENMTRFFDEIRGCVGEREAALHKQLMDAVDIKIKAFDIDGESTKKEIHVNNQKSEFLKCVNQYGDDIDIVTSLQTVDDQCDFTKAANEEPIDNGSIQFRVGDVTPFNENLQESVNTTDFYIKQIPKVFSNLGVIKRTTTVASLSYATLDIAGREIRVNIQAIDKNNLKCSIGGDVFTSEIEEPNGSTVKAIITDNDSGTYSFKYHCLFNGRHKINISLFSCQIMGSPMYIDVSKNKINICVNQTDDHDNIYSEIDESLYGNVEVTSARDKKKRSRLPPVPPKPQRNTTYEKVIWCKKPSQST; this is encoded by the exons ATGGCAGCCCCAGAGACTACAGGGCCCGTGCCTCAGCTTTACTGTGGAAAATGTAAAACGGAATTAACATTCAGTACAAAGAAACAG CTTCCACAGTACCTTTGCTGTTTACACACAATATGCTACAATTGCATACAAGAAATAGCTGCTGCTAATAAAGGATCAACGTCAGAATGTCCAGTGTGTTTTGTGCCATTTGACGAAACAAATACAAAAGATGTATTCTTCCTTAAAGATTTATCattttcacaaaaagttgtgAATTTTATTAATGGAAAAGACTTTTCTATAGAGTGTCAAAACTGTATTGAAGAAACTGCATCAGCGTACTGTCAGAAGTGCGAGTATCCTCAATTTTATTGCGAAGAATGTATTACTGCGCATGACCGTTTACGGTTAAATTTACATCATAAATCGCGCTCTCTTGACGATATGAAAGAAAAAGGTATCTACCCAAATGTTAATCGACCTAGCGTAGGCCTATGTGAATGTTCCGACACTGTACTGACACATTTCTGCAGACTATGTCAGCAACCAGCTTGTACCAAGTGCTCTGAAACAGACCATTCAGATCATAAACCTTTTGTAGTGGAGATTTACGCCGCATCAAAAGAGATTCGCGAAGAATTGGTCAATAAGCAATTGCAATTACAAAATAAGGTGGATATACTTAAAACGCGggaaaaacatataaaatatgaACACTCTCGTCTATTGAATTCATATATTAAAACAGCAGAAAACATGACAAGATTTTTTGACGAGATAAGAGGATGTGTCGGAGAACGAGAGGCAGCACTTCATAAACAACTCATGGACGCTGTGGACATCAAGATCAAAGCATTTGATATCGATGGTGAATCTACCAAAAAAGAAATACACGTAAACAACCAAAAATCAGAATTCTTAAAGTGCGTTAACCAATACGGagatgatattgatattgtgacgtcattacaAACCGTTGACGATCAGTGTGACTTCacaaaagctgcaaatgaagaACCGATAGATAATGGTAGCATCCAGTTCAGGGTTGGTGACGTAACACCATTCAACGAAAACTTACAAGAGTCTGTTAATACAACGGATTTCTACATTAAACAGATTCCGAAGGTTTTCTCAAACTTAGGAGTCATAAAACGAACCACTACAGTGGCCAGTCTATCATATGCAACGTTGGACATTGCTGGAAGAGAAATCAGGGTAAATATACAAGCTAtcgataaaaacaatttaaaatgttcgATTGGCGGAGACGTATTTACAAGCGAGATTGAAGAGCCAAATGGGTCCACTGTGAAAGCAATAATCACAGACAATGATTCTGGCACTTACAGCTTTAAATACCATTGTTTATTTAACGGTAgacacaaaattaatatttctttatttagttGTCAGATTATGGGGAGTCCAATGTACATCGATGtcagtaaaaacaaaataaatatatgtgtTAATCAAACTGATGACCATGATAATATATACAGTGAAATAGATGAAAGTTTGTATGGCAATGTGGAAGTGACGTCAGCGCGCGATAAGAAGAAGAGGTCCCGTCTGCCACCTGTTCCACCAAAGCCGCAGAGAAATACCACCTATGAAAAAGTGATTTGGTGCAAGAAACCCTCTCAATCAACATAG
- the LOC140049456 gene encoding E3 ubiquitin-protein ligase TRIM33-like isoform X2, translating to MAAPETTGPVPQLYCGKCKTELTFSTKKQLPQYLCCLHTICYNCIQEIAAANKGSTSECPVCFVPFDETNTKDVFFLKDLSFSQKVVNFINGKDFSIECQNCIEETASAYCQKCEYPQFYCEECITAHDRLRLNLHHKSRSLDDMKEKGIYPNVNRPSVGLCECSDTVLTHFCRLCQQPACTKCSETDHSDHKPFVVEIYAASKEIREELVNKQLQLQNKVDILKTREKHIKYEHSRLLNSYIKTAENMTRFFDEIRGCVGEREAALHKQLMDAVDIKIKAFDIDGESTKKEIHVNNQKSEFLKCVNQYGDDIDIVTSLQTVDDQCDFTKAANEEPIDNGSIQFRVGDVTPFNENLQESVNTTDFYIKQIPKVFSNLGVIKRTTTVASLSYATLDIAGREIR from the exons ATGGCAGCCCCAGAGACTACAGGGCCCGTGCCTCAGCTTTACTGTGGAAAATGTAAAACGGAATTAACATTCAGTACAAAGAAACAG CTTCCACAGTACCTTTGCTGTTTACACACAATATGCTACAATTGCATACAAGAAATAGCTGCTGCTAATAAAGGATCAACGTCAGAATGTCCAGTGTGTTTTGTGCCATTTGACGAAACAAATACAAAAGATGTATTCTTCCTTAAAGATTTATCattttcacaaaaagttgtgAATTTTATTAATGGAAAAGACTTTTCTATAGAGTGTCAAAACTGTATTGAAGAAACTGCATCAGCGTACTGTCAGAAGTGCGAGTATCCTCAATTTTATTGCGAAGAATGTATTACTGCGCATGACCGTTTACGGTTAAATTTACATCATAAATCGCGCTCTCTTGACGATATGAAAGAAAAAGGTATCTACCCAAATGTTAATCGACCTAGCGTAGGCCTATGTGAATGTTCCGACACTGTACTGACACATTTCTGCAGACTATGTCAGCAACCAGCTTGTACCAAGTGCTCTGAAACAGACCATTCAGATCATAAACCTTTTGTAGTGGAGATTTACGCCGCATCAAAAGAGATTCGCGAAGAATTGGTCAATAAGCAATTGCAATTACAAAATAAGGTGGATATACTTAAAACGCGggaaaaacatataaaatatgaACACTCTCGTCTATTGAATTCATATATTAAAACAGCAGAAAACATGACAAGATTTTTTGACGAGATAAGAGGATGTGTCGGAGAACGAGAGGCAGCACTTCATAAACAACTCATGGACGCTGTGGACATCAAGATCAAAGCATTTGATATCGATGGTGAATCTACCAAAAAAGAAATACACGTAAACAACCAAAAATCAGAATTCTTAAAGTGCGTTAACCAATACGGagatgatattgatattgtgacgtcattacaAACCGTTGACGATCAGTGTGACTTCacaaaagctgcaaatgaagaACCGATAGATAATGGTAGCATCCAGTTCAGGGTTGGTGACGTAACACCATTCAACGAAAACTTACAAGAGTCTGTTAATACAACGGATTTCTACATTAAACAGATTCCGAAGGTTTTCTCAAACTTAGGAGTCATAAAACGAACCACTACAGTGGCCAGTCTATCATATGCAACGTTGGACATTGCTGGAAGAGAAATCAGG TGA